The Nostoc cf. commune SO-36 genomic sequence ATTTTTCATTCATTCGGGAACCAAGGACTACTACCTCTATTCCAGCTTGTTTTAGTCCATTATAAGGAACTGTAAATTCTGCATCCTCTACCGACTGTTCAATGAGGATGGCAACTTTCTTCTTACCGGAATGATTGTTATAGTCAGCCATAAATTTGTATTGCCTGTTTATTTCTAGTATTTAACTAGCTACAATATTTATCGATTAGGACAGTAAATAGCTAGGATTTTTATTTTTGCTAAATAGAAAGAAAATAGTTATGAGTGAGAAGTTTACTACTGAATAATTCACGTTTGATAACTCCTAACTCATAACTAAAAACTTCAACTACAAGTTGCTTGACCATGAATTCATATTGACAATAGTATGTGCCAATAGGTAGTTTAGCTTCGTTCCTAGGGGATAGATTATTTTATTTCTAAAGCTATACATCTCTAGTAAGATAACTTCGTAGCCGGAAAACGCTATTGTGAGAATGCAGAAAAAGGCTAGTATCATGGCAGAAAAAAATCATAATGACGAAATTCAAACCAATGATTTGCCACAGGAAATTACCGAATCCTACGGTACTGGTGTAAAAGAGTTGCCGGGATACAATATTGGTGGGCGTTCAATGAGAGCAGAGAGACAGGAGTATACAGAAACTAGTCCTGAACTCACTGGTGGAGATGTTGATGCTTATTGGCAAGATGCAGATGCAGTTGGGGATGAAGCTGTTGGTGGTAGTACTTCCACTCCCGGTAAAAATGTGACTGAGGAGCTAGAAGCAGCAGTAGGGCTAGAAATGGCTGATTCTGAGTTTCTCCATACCAATGATATTTTAGAGGATCGTGATGGCGATCGCTGGGAGTTAGATCCAAAGTCTTCTGAAGATTATCAAGAGCGGGGAGAATAAGCTTAACAAAACCAGAAGCCGTATTCCTACTGTGAATTCAAAAATTTGATGTGGCTAAATTGGGCAGTGCTTTTATAAGCACTGTCACAATAAAAGGAATCATCTATCTATCGAAACATATCTCGAAAATCTCTCAATTTGGCAGGATTGAAATTACCAGGTTTTTACATTGCCTTTCCCAAGCATTATTTTAGCTTTTGATATAGCAATCCGCTTTGATTTCTGTTCGCGCAACGTGGTTGGTGTAGGCATAATTAGTTGTGTAGCAGCCAAGAAGCCTATTTGAGTTGTACTGAATGTTTTCAGAAATAAAATATGAGTTTTATATTGCATTTATATCTAAATTTAATGCTTCTTTCTAAAGTTAGACTATACTTTACCCGATTTATGTTCTGCTTATAATTATTCTTCTTTCTGATTTTAATACATCTGTCTTCAGTAGGGTAAAACGTTAAATGTACATTTGGTAACGTTACTAATAGAACTGATAAATTACAATCGGAGTTAATAATGACATTTACACAAACTGGCGATCCAACTATTCGTGAGCATGTCCAAGCTTGGCAACAGTTGGATGTGGATCAACAACTGGCTTTGTTTTGGTTCATTTACAAAGAATGGGTAAGTCGATTACACCGGCTGCTCCTGGTGCTAGCACTGTTTCACCAGAAATTGCGGAAGGTTTGTTTAATCAAGTTAAGGAATTATCTCACGAAGAACAATTACAAGTCCAGCGTGACTTGATTAATAAAGTGGATACCTTAATTTCTCGTGAATATGGTTCTTTGGGTGATACCACTAAGCTACTATTTTGGTATCGATTATCTCAAGGTATGGATGATGGTACTATCATTCCTGTACCTTCTGACTATCAACTTCCCTCAGAATGTCAAGAGTTGTTTGGCAGAATTCAAGGATTAGAGTTTGAGCAACAAATTACTCTTTTCCGTGATTATGTTTCGCCAATGGGGGCAGAACCAAAAGCAGGTGCTGAAATTTAGCAATTTAGAACTGAGCTTTTCAACTTTTTAGACTGCTTAAAGCTGCCTATTTAGTCTCAAAATGACGATGGTAGCTATACCAACTTCATTCAGAATAAAAGCATTAATAAACACAGAGTAAGAACTAAAGCTCTTACTCTGTCATCATCCATATCTTAATGCTATTCACTTTAGATCCTAATTTCTATATGCAAATTAAAAAGTGCCTGGGAGTGTTGCCGTGTTTCCACCCCAGGCACTTTTTATTCTTAACTTGCTCCTCACACACAAATATAAAGTATCACTACTTTCATCAGATCGCAAGTATACTGAGTGACACTTTTAAAATCGCACAAGGAATCTAATTTCTATATGCAAATTAAAAAGCGCTTGGGAGTGTTGCCGTGTTTCCACCCCAGGCGCTTTTTATTCTTAACTTGCTCCTCACACACGACTAAAACATATCACTAATTCAATCAAAAGGCAAGTGAGGTATGTGACACTTTCTAAACTGCACACCCTGCGGTCAATAATTTAGTGTAAAAAGTGACGTACACCAGTTAAGACCATCAGCAAACCTAGTTCGTTAGCAGCTCTGATTGAATCTTTATCGCGTACACTTCCCCCTGGTTGGACGATGGCTGTAATTCCTGCTGCTGCGGCTATTTTCACAGAATCATCAAAGGGGAAGAATCCATCGCTGGCTAGAATTGCACCTTTGGCTTTTTCTCCAGCTTGTTCTAGGACTATTTTAACTGAGCCGACGCGGTTCATTTGACCAGCGCCTACTCCTAGTGTAGTGCGATCGCTAGTTACAACAATGGCATTAGATTTAACGTGTTTGCAAACTTTCCACGCAAACAGCAATTCGGCTAATTCGCTGTCGGTGGGTTGACGTTCAGTCACAACTTGCCATTGACTAGTGTCTGCAATTATATCATCGCTAGCTTGGACAAGAAAACCACCTGCGATCGCTTTCACTGTATCTTTAGGGCCACTGCTCAAATCTGCTAGAGTTAAAACCCGGACGTTAGATTTCTTTGCCAGAATTTCTTGAGCATCCGCTTCACAACTCGGTGCAACCACACATTCTAAAAATGTTTTGGTTAACTCGCTTGCTGTATCATTATCAATCGGACGATTGAGAGCAACAATGCCACCAAAGGCAGAAACAGAATCAGCATTGAAAGCTTTTTGATATGCTTCCACAATCGTGTTGCCTAGTGCCGTACCACACGGATTTGTATGTTTGATAATTGTAGCTGCTGGAGTATCAGTAAATTCAGCAATAATTCGGCGTGCTGCTTCTAAATCAACTAAGTTATTGTAACTAAGTTCTTTGCCTTGGAGTTTCGTTGCGGCTGTCCATCCTGTTGGAGTAGTACCAGTTTGATACCAAGTGGCGGGTTGATGTGGATTTTCGCCGTAACGCAGAGATTGTAATTGTGTGCCGCTAAGGGTGTATTGCTGTGCTTCTGCGAGGTAAGATGCGATCGCTTGATCATAACTAGCAGTGTGCGAAAATCCTTTTAATGCCGCCTTTTGCCGAAACTCTAGGGATGCTACGCCGTTATTTTGGCGCAATTCCTCCAAATACTCGTCATACTGTGCTGGATCGCATAATACAGCGAGATGGGCGAAGTTTTTCGATGATGCCCGTAGCATTGCTGGGCCACCGATATCAATTTGCTCAACAGCTTCTAATAATGTTACCCCTGATTTAGCGATCGTTTCCTCAAAAGGATATAGATTCACCACCACTAAATCAATCGGGCGAATTTGGTTATTTTCTAAATCTGTAATATCTTGCGAAACATCTCGCCGCGCCAAAATTCCGCCATGAATTCGGGGATGCAGGGTTTTGA encodes the following:
- a CDS encoding DUF6335 family protein, whose amino-acid sequence is MAEKNHNDEIQTNDLPQEITESYGTGVKELPGYNIGGRSMRAERQEYTETSPELTGGDVDAYWQDADAVGDEAVGGSTSTPGKNVTEELEAAVGLEMADSEFLHTNDILEDRDGDRWELDPKSSEDYQERGE
- the purH gene encoding bifunctional phosphoribosylaminoimidazolecarboxamide formyltransferase/IMP cyclohydrolase produces the protein MARLALLSVSNKTGLIDLARSLVEEFDFDLISSGGTAQALKDAGLPVTKVADYTGSPEILGGRVKTLHPRIHGGILARRDVSQDITDLENNQIRPIDLVVVNLYPFEETIAKSGVTLLEAVEQIDIGGPAMLRASSKNFAHLAVLCDPAQYDEYLEELRQNNGVASLEFRQKAALKGFSHTASYDQAIASYLAEAQQYTLSGTQLQSLRYGENPHQPATWYQTGTTPTGWTAATKLQGKELSYNNLVDLEAARRIIAEFTDTPAATIIKHTNPCGTALGNTIVEAYQKAFNADSVSAFGGIVALNRPIDNDTASELTKTFLECVVAPSCEADAQEILAKKSNVRVLTLADLSSGPKDTVKAIAGGFLVQASDDIIADTSQWQVVTERQPTDSELAELLFAWKVCKHVKSNAIVVTSDRTTLGVGAGQMNRVGSVKIVLEQAGEKAKGAILASDGFFPFDDSVKIAAAAGITAIVQPGGSVRDKDSIRAANELGLLMVLTGVRHFLH